The Synchiropus splendidus isolate RoL2022-P1 chromosome 1, RoL_Sspl_1.0, whole genome shotgun sequence genome includes a window with the following:
- the LOC128755826 gene encoding rho GTPase-activating protein 44-like isoform X1: MWKRKLQISRSRSSRRSRSALAEKTEVLSEDLLQVEKRLELVKQVSHSTHKKLTACLQGQQGVDLDKKSVRSPSKKLPLTTLAQCMVEGAALLGDETLLGKMLKLSGETQDKLAQELITFELTIERDVVDPLSELAEVEIPNIQKQRKHLAKLVLDMDSARTRYYQSSKSSGLSSNLQPSGAKADHLREEMEEAANRMEICRDQLSADMYGFMAKEIDYASYFQTLIEAQAEYHRKSLELLQSVLPQIKAHQESWAEKPCYGKPLEEHLTLSGRDIAFPIEACVTMLLECGMQEEGLFRIAPSASKLKKLKASLDCGVLDVQEYSADPHAIAGALKSYLRELPEPLMTFELYNDWIQASNIPDQDKRLQALQSACEKLPAVNSNNFKYLIKFLSKLTEHQDVNKMTPGNIAIVLGPNLLWMHDEGNITEMMTTVSLQIVGIIEPIILHADWFFPGEIEFNVTGNYGSPVHTNHNANYSSMPSPDMDQIDRRQNDQSRRPLSVATDNMMLEFYKKDGIRKIQSTGIRVMDSSWVSRRGSSSSTRKCFSTPPCVHPPTPPIDEQPGDCYLSPDPPSGSERASPSMINNLALHCRRALSWISSDDGPSHWPDTSYARPSSEEGRPPPPYPYSSSFSSYSLSHHHFHSRAPQSARPVAPSPDTGPSSSPPVPQSPCPSPQQLDVNSNPKPKSLHLHKPSSDPAHEMNGSSLYIKPPLVLTRQDLVVNSSKPPSTPISAPPPWAACACIRDRRAKLTSTLKNKELSPVIGQKGIQGALSSSGQLQQEHSPHTLRRAKKLAPIPPKAPYCQSGAMSDQSTGQPSPVSLSPTPPSTPSSYGFTYPQGYATIGSTGHIQAATMPCLSSQPSLAGTLPKSRPTPKPPRQRPSLPPPQPPSTPGTSPQPLDHSAGLLDGLSPGESMSTDSLCNLDIPVINMELDALFDLPQIAPYRNSLSLLETTYRRVESEEEAESTVL; this comes from the exons ATGTGGAAGAGAAAGCTCCAGATCAGCAGGAGTCGATCCTCCCGTAGGTCACGTTCGGCTCT agCTGAAAAGACTGAAGTTCTGAGTGAGGACCTGCTGCAG GTGGAGAAGCGCCTGGAGCTGGTCAAACAGGTTTCTCACAGCACCCACAAGAAGTTGACGGCGTGTCTGCAGGGCCAGCAAGGCGTCGACTTGGACAAGAAGTCTGTCAGGTCACCATCG AAAAAACTCCCCCTCACAACTCTCGCACAATGTATGGTGGAGGGGGCTGCGCTGCTCGGGGACGAGACCCTGCTAGG gaagatgctgaagctgagcggGGAGACTCAAGACAAGCTGGCACAGGAGCTGATCACCTTTGAGCTCACCATCGAGAGAGACGTGGTGGACCCTCTGTCTGAACTGGCCGAG GTGGAAATCCCAAACATCCAGAAACAAAGGAAGCATTTAGCAAAACTGGTCCTTGACATGGACTCAGCACGCACAAG GTATTATCAGTCCAGCAAGTCGTCAGGACTGTCCAGTAACTTGCAGCCTTCAGGAGCCAAAGCTGACCACTTgagggaggagatggaggaggccgCCAATCGCATGGAGATCTGTCGG GATCAGTTGTCGGCAGATATGTATGGTTTCATGGCCAAAGAAATCGACTATGCAAGTTACTTCCAGACG CTGATCGAAGCCCAAGCTGAGTATCACAGGAAGTCGCTGGAGCTTCTGCAGAGTGTGCTTCCTCAGATCAAAGCTCATCAGG agtCGTGGGCGGAGAAGCCGTGCTATGGGAAACCATTAGAGGAACACTTAACGCTCAGCGGGAGAGATATTGCTTTTCCCATCGAGGCCTGTGTGACAATGCTGCTGGAGTGTGGCATGCAAGAGGAG GGCCTGTTCAGGATCGCCCCGTCAGCATCCAAACTGAAGAAGCTGAAGGCGTCTCTGGACTGCGGAGTGTTGGACGTCCAGGAATACTCAGCAGACCCTCATGCTATCGCAG GGGCTCTGAAATCATACCTGCGTGAACTACCTGAACCCTTAATGACGTTTGAACTCTACAACGACTGGATCCAAGCCTCCAA CATCCCGGACCAGGACAAGAGGCTGCAGGCGCTTCAATCAGCCTGTGAGAAACTTCCGGCCGTGAACAGCAACAACTTCAA GTATTTGATCAAATTTCTCTCCAAGCTGACGGAGCACCAAGACGTAAACAAAATGACTCCGGGGAACATCGCCATTGTTTTAGGACCAAATTTGCTGTGGATGCACGATGAAGG AAACATCACTGAGATGATGACAACAGTGTCCCTGCAGATTGTCGGCATCATTGAGCCAATCATCCTGCATGCTGACTGGTTCTTCCctggag AAATTGAGTTCAATGTCACCGGTAACTACGGAAGTCCGGTACACACCAACCACAATGCCAACTACAGCTCCATGCCGTCGCCGGACATGGACCAGATAGATCGCAGGCAGAATGACCAGAGCCGGCGGCCTCTGAGTGTCGCCACCGATAACATGATGCTGGAGTTCTACAAGAAGGACGG AATTAGGAAAATACAAAG CACTGGCATCAGGGTGATGGACTCGTCCTGGGTGTCCCGCAGGGGCTCATCTTCTTCCACTCGTAAATGCTTTTCTACACCGCCATGCGTTCACCCCCCGACCCCGCCCATTGATGAGCAGCCGGGGGATTGCTACCTCTCCCCTGACCCTCCCTCAGGCAGCGAGAGAGCCAG CCCCAGCATGATAAACAACTTAGCGCTTCACTGTCGCAGAGCTCTGAGCTGGATCAG CTCTGATGACGGCCCGTCCCATTGGCCTGACACCAGCTACGCCCGCCCCTCCTCTGAAGAGGGGCGGCCCCCACCTCCTTACCCTTATTCCTCTTCCTTTTCCTCCTATTCACTTTCTCACCACCATTTCCACAGCAGGGCACCTCAGAGTGCCCGACCTGTGGCCCCTAGTCCAGacactggcccctcctcatcccCACCTGTCCCACAGTCCCCCTGCCCATCACCGCAGCAGCTTGACGTAAACTCGAACCCTAAACCAAAATCACTGCACCTTCACAAACCAAGCTCTGACCCCGCGCATGAAATGAATGGATCCTCCCTCTACATTAAACCCCCACTGGTTCTCACCCGTCAAGATTTAGTTGTAAACTCCTCTAAACCCCCCAGCACTCCCATCTCTGCCCCCCCTCCCTGGGCCGCCTGTGCCTGCATCCGGGATAGACGAGCCAAGCTGACGAG CACCCTGAAGAACAAGGAGCTCTCTCCAGTCATTGGACAGAAAGGGATCCAGGGCGCCCTCAGCTCCAGTggacagctgcagcaggagcacaGCCCACACACGCTGAGGAGAG CAAAGAAACTGGCTCCGATCCCTCCCAAAGCCCCGTACTGTCAGTCAGGAGCAATGTCGGACCAGTCCACGGGTCAACCCTCCCCAGTCAGCCTCTCCCCGACTCCACCCAGCACCCCCTCCTCTTATGGCTTCACCTACCCTCAAGGCTACGCCACCATTGGGTCCACTGGACATATTCAGGCCGCCACCATGCCCTGCCTCTCCTCTCAACCTTCCCTGGCTGGAACCCTGCCCAAGTCCAGACCTACACCCAAGCCACCCAGGCAAAGACCCAGCCTCCCTCCTCCGCAGCCACCCAGCACTCCTGGGACCAGCCCACAGCCTCTGGACCACTCGGCGGGTCTGCTGGATGGTTTGTCACCTGGAGAGAGCATGTCGACAG ATTCTCTCTGCAATTTGGACATTCCGGTCATCAACATGGAGCTGGACGCTCTGTTCGACCTGCCCCAGATCGCCCCCTACAGGAactctctgtctctgctggAGACCACTTACCGCAGAGTGGAGTCTGAGGAAGAGGCGGAGAGCACAGTGctctga
- the LOC128755826 gene encoding rho GTPase-activating protein 44-like isoform X2 — protein sequence MWKRKLQISRSRSSRRSRSALAEKTEVLSEDLLQVEKRLELVKQVSHSTHKKLTACLQGQQGVDLDKKSVRSPSKKLPLTTLAQCMVEGAALLGDETLLGKMLKLSGETQDKLAQELITFELTIERDVVDPLSELAEVEIPNIQKQRKHLAKLVLDMDSARTRYYQSSKSSGLSSNLQPSGAKADHLREEMEEAANRMEICRDQLSADMYGFMAKEIDYASYFQTLIEAQAEYHRKSLELLQSVLPQIKAHQESWAEKPCYGKPLEEHLTLSGRDIAFPIEACVTMLLECGMQEEGLFRIAPSASKLKKLKASLDCGVLDVQEYSADPHAIAGALKSYLRELPEPLMTFELYNDWIQASNIPDQDKRLQALQSACEKLPAVNSNNFKYLIKFLSKLTEHQDVNKMTPGNIAIVLGPNLLWMHDEGNITEMMTTVSLQIVGIIEPIILHADWFFPGEIEFNVTGNYGSPVHTNHNANYSSMPSPDMDQIDRRQNDQSRRPLSVATDNMMLEFYKKDGTGIRVMDSSWVSRRGSSSSTRKCFSTPPCVHPPTPPIDEQPGDCYLSPDPPSGSERASPSMINNLALHCRRALSWISSDDGPSHWPDTSYARPSSEEGRPPPPYPYSSSFSSYSLSHHHFHSRAPQSARPVAPSPDTGPSSSPPVPQSPCPSPQQLDVNSNPKPKSLHLHKPSSDPAHEMNGSSLYIKPPLVLTRQDLVVNSSKPPSTPISAPPPWAACACIRDRRAKLTSTLKNKELSPVIGQKGIQGALSSSGQLQQEHSPHTLRRAKKLAPIPPKAPYCQSGAMSDQSTGQPSPVSLSPTPPSTPSSYGFTYPQGYATIGSTGHIQAATMPCLSSQPSLAGTLPKSRPTPKPPRQRPSLPPPQPPSTPGTSPQPLDHSAGLLDGLSPGESMSTDSLCNLDIPVINMELDALFDLPQIAPYRNSLSLLETTYRRVESEEEAESTVL from the exons ATGTGGAAGAGAAAGCTCCAGATCAGCAGGAGTCGATCCTCCCGTAGGTCACGTTCGGCTCT agCTGAAAAGACTGAAGTTCTGAGTGAGGACCTGCTGCAG GTGGAGAAGCGCCTGGAGCTGGTCAAACAGGTTTCTCACAGCACCCACAAGAAGTTGACGGCGTGTCTGCAGGGCCAGCAAGGCGTCGACTTGGACAAGAAGTCTGTCAGGTCACCATCG AAAAAACTCCCCCTCACAACTCTCGCACAATGTATGGTGGAGGGGGCTGCGCTGCTCGGGGACGAGACCCTGCTAGG gaagatgctgaagctgagcggGGAGACTCAAGACAAGCTGGCACAGGAGCTGATCACCTTTGAGCTCACCATCGAGAGAGACGTGGTGGACCCTCTGTCTGAACTGGCCGAG GTGGAAATCCCAAACATCCAGAAACAAAGGAAGCATTTAGCAAAACTGGTCCTTGACATGGACTCAGCACGCACAAG GTATTATCAGTCCAGCAAGTCGTCAGGACTGTCCAGTAACTTGCAGCCTTCAGGAGCCAAAGCTGACCACTTgagggaggagatggaggaggccgCCAATCGCATGGAGATCTGTCGG GATCAGTTGTCGGCAGATATGTATGGTTTCATGGCCAAAGAAATCGACTATGCAAGTTACTTCCAGACG CTGATCGAAGCCCAAGCTGAGTATCACAGGAAGTCGCTGGAGCTTCTGCAGAGTGTGCTTCCTCAGATCAAAGCTCATCAGG agtCGTGGGCGGAGAAGCCGTGCTATGGGAAACCATTAGAGGAACACTTAACGCTCAGCGGGAGAGATATTGCTTTTCCCATCGAGGCCTGTGTGACAATGCTGCTGGAGTGTGGCATGCAAGAGGAG GGCCTGTTCAGGATCGCCCCGTCAGCATCCAAACTGAAGAAGCTGAAGGCGTCTCTGGACTGCGGAGTGTTGGACGTCCAGGAATACTCAGCAGACCCTCATGCTATCGCAG GGGCTCTGAAATCATACCTGCGTGAACTACCTGAACCCTTAATGACGTTTGAACTCTACAACGACTGGATCCAAGCCTCCAA CATCCCGGACCAGGACAAGAGGCTGCAGGCGCTTCAATCAGCCTGTGAGAAACTTCCGGCCGTGAACAGCAACAACTTCAA GTATTTGATCAAATTTCTCTCCAAGCTGACGGAGCACCAAGACGTAAACAAAATGACTCCGGGGAACATCGCCATTGTTTTAGGACCAAATTTGCTGTGGATGCACGATGAAGG AAACATCACTGAGATGATGACAACAGTGTCCCTGCAGATTGTCGGCATCATTGAGCCAATCATCCTGCATGCTGACTGGTTCTTCCctggag AAATTGAGTTCAATGTCACCGGTAACTACGGAAGTCCGGTACACACCAACCACAATGCCAACTACAGCTCCATGCCGTCGCCGGACATGGACCAGATAGATCGCAGGCAGAATGACCAGAGCCGGCGGCCTCTGAGTGTCGCCACCGATAACATGATGCTGGAGTTCTACAAGAAGGACGG CACTGGCATCAGGGTGATGGACTCGTCCTGGGTGTCCCGCAGGGGCTCATCTTCTTCCACTCGTAAATGCTTTTCTACACCGCCATGCGTTCACCCCCCGACCCCGCCCATTGATGAGCAGCCGGGGGATTGCTACCTCTCCCCTGACCCTCCCTCAGGCAGCGAGAGAGCCAG CCCCAGCATGATAAACAACTTAGCGCTTCACTGTCGCAGAGCTCTGAGCTGGATCAG CTCTGATGACGGCCCGTCCCATTGGCCTGACACCAGCTACGCCCGCCCCTCCTCTGAAGAGGGGCGGCCCCCACCTCCTTACCCTTATTCCTCTTCCTTTTCCTCCTATTCACTTTCTCACCACCATTTCCACAGCAGGGCACCTCAGAGTGCCCGACCTGTGGCCCCTAGTCCAGacactggcccctcctcatcccCACCTGTCCCACAGTCCCCCTGCCCATCACCGCAGCAGCTTGACGTAAACTCGAACCCTAAACCAAAATCACTGCACCTTCACAAACCAAGCTCTGACCCCGCGCATGAAATGAATGGATCCTCCCTCTACATTAAACCCCCACTGGTTCTCACCCGTCAAGATTTAGTTGTAAACTCCTCTAAACCCCCCAGCACTCCCATCTCTGCCCCCCCTCCCTGGGCCGCCTGTGCCTGCATCCGGGATAGACGAGCCAAGCTGACGAG CACCCTGAAGAACAAGGAGCTCTCTCCAGTCATTGGACAGAAAGGGATCCAGGGCGCCCTCAGCTCCAGTggacagctgcagcaggagcacaGCCCACACACGCTGAGGAGAG CAAAGAAACTGGCTCCGATCCCTCCCAAAGCCCCGTACTGTCAGTCAGGAGCAATGTCGGACCAGTCCACGGGTCAACCCTCCCCAGTCAGCCTCTCCCCGACTCCACCCAGCACCCCCTCCTCTTATGGCTTCACCTACCCTCAAGGCTACGCCACCATTGGGTCCACTGGACATATTCAGGCCGCCACCATGCCCTGCCTCTCCTCTCAACCTTCCCTGGCTGGAACCCTGCCCAAGTCCAGACCTACACCCAAGCCACCCAGGCAAAGACCCAGCCTCCCTCCTCCGCAGCCACCCAGCACTCCTGGGACCAGCCCACAGCCTCTGGACCACTCGGCGGGTCTGCTGGATGGTTTGTCACCTGGAGAGAGCATGTCGACAG ATTCTCTCTGCAATTTGGACATTCCGGTCATCAACATGGAGCTGGACGCTCTGTTCGACCTGCCCCAGATCGCCCCCTACAGGAactctctgtctctgctggAGACCACTTACCGCAGAGTGGAGTCTGAGGAAGAGGCGGAGAGCACAGTGctctga
- the LOC128755826 gene encoding rho GTPase-activating protein 44-like isoform X4 — translation MWKRKLQISRSRSSRRSRSALAEKTEVLSEDLLQVEKRLELVKQVSHSTHKKLTACLQGQQGVDLDKKSVRSPSKKLPLTTLAQCMVEGAALLGDETLLGKMLKLSGETQDKLAQELITFELTIERDVVDPLSELAEVEIPNIQKQRKHLAKLVLDMDSARTRYYQSSKSSGLSSNLQPSGAKADHLREEMEEAANRMEICRDQLSADMYGFMAKEIDYASYFQTLIEAQAEYHRKSLELLQSVLPQIKAHQESWAEKPCYGKPLEEHLTLSGRDIAFPIEACVTMLLECGMQEEGLFRIAPSASKLKKLKASLDCGVLDVQEYSADPHAIAGALKSYLRELPEPLMTFELYNDWIQASNIPDQDKRLQALQSACEKLPAVNSNNFKYLIKFLSKLTEHQDVNKMTPGNIAIVLGPNLLWMHDEGNITEMMTTVSLQIVGIIEPIILHADWFFPGEIEFNVTGNYGSPVHTNHNANYSSMPSPDMDQIDRRQNDQSRRPLSVATDNMMLEFYKKDGIRKIQSTGIRVMDSSWVSRRGSSSSTRKCFSTPPCVHPPTPPIDEQPGDCYLSPDPPSGSERASPSMINNLALHCRRALSWISSDDGPSHWPDTSYARPSSEEGRPPPPYPYSSSFSSYSLSHHHFHSRAPQSARPVAPSPDTGPSSSPPVPQSPCPSPQQLDVNSNPKPKSLHLHKPSSDPAHEMNGSSLYIKPPLVLTRQDLVVNSSKPPSTPISAPPPWAACACIRDRRAKLTSTLKNKELSPVIGQKGIQGALSSSGQLQQEHSPHTLRRAKKLAPIPPKAPYCQSGAMSDQSTGQPSPVSLSPTPPSTPSSYGFTYPQGYATIGSTGHIQAATMPCLSSQPSLAGTLPKSRPTPKPPRQRPSLPPPQPPSTPGTSPQPLDHSAGLLDGLSPGESMSTAV, via the exons ATGTGGAAGAGAAAGCTCCAGATCAGCAGGAGTCGATCCTCCCGTAGGTCACGTTCGGCTCT agCTGAAAAGACTGAAGTTCTGAGTGAGGACCTGCTGCAG GTGGAGAAGCGCCTGGAGCTGGTCAAACAGGTTTCTCACAGCACCCACAAGAAGTTGACGGCGTGTCTGCAGGGCCAGCAAGGCGTCGACTTGGACAAGAAGTCTGTCAGGTCACCATCG AAAAAACTCCCCCTCACAACTCTCGCACAATGTATGGTGGAGGGGGCTGCGCTGCTCGGGGACGAGACCCTGCTAGG gaagatgctgaagctgagcggGGAGACTCAAGACAAGCTGGCACAGGAGCTGATCACCTTTGAGCTCACCATCGAGAGAGACGTGGTGGACCCTCTGTCTGAACTGGCCGAG GTGGAAATCCCAAACATCCAGAAACAAAGGAAGCATTTAGCAAAACTGGTCCTTGACATGGACTCAGCACGCACAAG GTATTATCAGTCCAGCAAGTCGTCAGGACTGTCCAGTAACTTGCAGCCTTCAGGAGCCAAAGCTGACCACTTgagggaggagatggaggaggccgCCAATCGCATGGAGATCTGTCGG GATCAGTTGTCGGCAGATATGTATGGTTTCATGGCCAAAGAAATCGACTATGCAAGTTACTTCCAGACG CTGATCGAAGCCCAAGCTGAGTATCACAGGAAGTCGCTGGAGCTTCTGCAGAGTGTGCTTCCTCAGATCAAAGCTCATCAGG agtCGTGGGCGGAGAAGCCGTGCTATGGGAAACCATTAGAGGAACACTTAACGCTCAGCGGGAGAGATATTGCTTTTCCCATCGAGGCCTGTGTGACAATGCTGCTGGAGTGTGGCATGCAAGAGGAG GGCCTGTTCAGGATCGCCCCGTCAGCATCCAAACTGAAGAAGCTGAAGGCGTCTCTGGACTGCGGAGTGTTGGACGTCCAGGAATACTCAGCAGACCCTCATGCTATCGCAG GGGCTCTGAAATCATACCTGCGTGAACTACCTGAACCCTTAATGACGTTTGAACTCTACAACGACTGGATCCAAGCCTCCAA CATCCCGGACCAGGACAAGAGGCTGCAGGCGCTTCAATCAGCCTGTGAGAAACTTCCGGCCGTGAACAGCAACAACTTCAA GTATTTGATCAAATTTCTCTCCAAGCTGACGGAGCACCAAGACGTAAACAAAATGACTCCGGGGAACATCGCCATTGTTTTAGGACCAAATTTGCTGTGGATGCACGATGAAGG AAACATCACTGAGATGATGACAACAGTGTCCCTGCAGATTGTCGGCATCATTGAGCCAATCATCCTGCATGCTGACTGGTTCTTCCctggag AAATTGAGTTCAATGTCACCGGTAACTACGGAAGTCCGGTACACACCAACCACAATGCCAACTACAGCTCCATGCCGTCGCCGGACATGGACCAGATAGATCGCAGGCAGAATGACCAGAGCCGGCGGCCTCTGAGTGTCGCCACCGATAACATGATGCTGGAGTTCTACAAGAAGGACGG AATTAGGAAAATACAAAG CACTGGCATCAGGGTGATGGACTCGTCCTGGGTGTCCCGCAGGGGCTCATCTTCTTCCACTCGTAAATGCTTTTCTACACCGCCATGCGTTCACCCCCCGACCCCGCCCATTGATGAGCAGCCGGGGGATTGCTACCTCTCCCCTGACCCTCCCTCAGGCAGCGAGAGAGCCAG CCCCAGCATGATAAACAACTTAGCGCTTCACTGTCGCAGAGCTCTGAGCTGGATCAG CTCTGATGACGGCCCGTCCCATTGGCCTGACACCAGCTACGCCCGCCCCTCCTCTGAAGAGGGGCGGCCCCCACCTCCTTACCCTTATTCCTCTTCCTTTTCCTCCTATTCACTTTCTCACCACCATTTCCACAGCAGGGCACCTCAGAGTGCCCGACCTGTGGCCCCTAGTCCAGacactggcccctcctcatcccCACCTGTCCCACAGTCCCCCTGCCCATCACCGCAGCAGCTTGACGTAAACTCGAACCCTAAACCAAAATCACTGCACCTTCACAAACCAAGCTCTGACCCCGCGCATGAAATGAATGGATCCTCCCTCTACATTAAACCCCCACTGGTTCTCACCCGTCAAGATTTAGTTGTAAACTCCTCTAAACCCCCCAGCACTCCCATCTCTGCCCCCCCTCCCTGGGCCGCCTGTGCCTGCATCCGGGATAGACGAGCCAAGCTGACGAG CACCCTGAAGAACAAGGAGCTCTCTCCAGTCATTGGACAGAAAGGGATCCAGGGCGCCCTCAGCTCCAGTggacagctgcagcaggagcacaGCCCACACACGCTGAGGAGAG CAAAGAAACTGGCTCCGATCCCTCCCAAAGCCCCGTACTGTCAGTCAGGAGCAATGTCGGACCAGTCCACGGGTCAACCCTCCCCAGTCAGCCTCTCCCCGACTCCACCCAGCACCCCCTCCTCTTATGGCTTCACCTACCCTCAAGGCTACGCCACCATTGGGTCCACTGGACATATTCAGGCCGCCACCATGCCCTGCCTCTCCTCTCAACCTTCCCTGGCTGGAACCCTGCCCAAGTCCAGACCTACACCCAAGCCACCCAGGCAAAGACCCAGCCTCCCTCCTCCGCAGCCACCCAGCACTCCTGGGACCAGCCCACAGCCTCTGGACCACTCGGCGGGTCTGCTGGATGGTTTGTCACCTGGAGAGAGCATGTCGACAG CCGTATGA